In a single window of the Pseudodesulfovibrio profundus genome:
- the infA gene encoding translation initiation factor IF-1 codes for MAKEEGITVQGTVEEALPNAMFRVELENGHTVLAHISGKMRKFRIRVMPGDTVTVELSPYDLTRGRITFRPR; via the coding sequence ATGGCAAAAGAAGAAGGAATTACAGTTCAGGGCACCGTTGAGGAAGCTCTGCCAAACGCAATGTTCCGCGTTGAACTCGAAAATGGACACACCGTCCTCGCACATATTTCCGGCAAAATGCGTAAATTCCGCATCCGTGTCATGCCCGGCGATACTGTCACCGTCGAACTCTCTCCGTACGACCTCACTCGCGGACGCATCACCTTCCGTCCCCGCTAG
- a CDS encoding sialidase family protein — protein sequence MPTLTHLADRHTIIDRRDNEYICFPDVIRAADGALVVAYNEADQHVTPSRRVLLVRRSSDNGQTWGEINRIGISSHCPRLNLLQGGELFMTSCTAYCHFSQDNGKTWDTHKTRGIAHDMLDRIIDLGEGGWLCTGHGHRGTYPHPAIRQAPAEQMMYRSEDRGITWQPLSVIARERNLVLCEASVVQLPDGSLLALMRENSFVYEPMYACLSEDDGGTWSDPIPTPLIGHRPTIGFTGDDLLVTYRNVAPDMGTCAWLGSLEELLQGFQPHGRHAEANNPTLTDKGLLVENEAGEDNVVRYALRPMTDPRSATATLEAEIRVDAADENGCALRLGCWWRITPEGVTPEDGDTTYPLPKDDFNTIRLEYQRGVVTLFINEEKHGSVTVDADHANTRPILFGAPYPFENNRVRCIWKRVSLQIEEPRLDRSYSWNWDHKDGYPDQWMQDNILELQNDRHAAAPDFGYSGWTELKDGSFFCAYHHGGGTEEGYSPLFSSHVMGTRFYRKDFG from the coding sequence ATGCCCACCCTGACGCACCTTGCGGACAGGCACACGATCATTGATCGTCGTGACAATGAATACATCTGTTTCCCGGATGTCATTCGCGCTGCGGATGGTGCGCTTGTGGTCGCCTACAACGAAGCTGACCAGCACGTGACACCGTCCAGACGTGTATTGTTGGTGCGTCGAAGTTCAGACAATGGACAAACATGGGGTGAAATAAACCGTATTGGTATCTCCAGTCATTGCCCGCGCCTGAACCTGCTGCAGGGCGGCGAACTCTTCATGACTTCCTGTACCGCCTATTGTCATTTCAGTCAGGACAACGGAAAAACCTGGGACACACATAAGACCAGGGGTATTGCCCACGACATGCTGGACCGGATCATCGACCTTGGGGAAGGAGGCTGGCTCTGCACCGGCCATGGGCACCGAGGCACGTATCCGCATCCCGCCATCAGACAGGCACCGGCAGAGCAGATGATGTACCGCTCCGAGGATCGGGGCATAACCTGGCAACCGTTGTCGGTGATCGCACGCGAGCGAAACCTTGTGTTGTGTGAAGCGTCCGTTGTCCAATTGCCTGACGGCAGTCTGCTTGCGCTGATGCGGGAAAACAGCTTTGTCTACGAACCCATGTACGCCTGCCTGAGTGAAGATGATGGCGGCACGTGGTCCGACCCCATCCCCACACCCTTGATTGGCCATCGACCCACCATTGGTTTCACCGGTGATGATTTGCTTGTGACATATCGAAATGTCGCCCCGGACATGGGAACCTGCGCATGGCTCGGATCGTTGGAAGAACTGCTACAGGGCTTTCAACCCCACGGACGCCATGCCGAAGCAAACAACCCGACACTCACGGATAAAGGGCTTCTTGTGGAGAATGAAGCCGGGGAGGACAACGTTGTCCGCTACGCGCTCCGCCCCATGACCGATCCGCGCTCGGCCACGGCCACGCTGGAAGCGGAAATCCGTGTGGACGCAGCAGATGAAAACGGCTGCGCCTTGCGTCTTGGCTGCTGGTGGCGAATCACTCCCGAAGGAGTCACTCCAGAAGATGGGGACACCACATACCCGCTGCCCAAAGACGATTTCAACACCATTCGTCTTGAGTACCAGCGCGGCGTGGTGACTCTCTTTATTAATGAAGAGAAGCACGGCAGCGTGACCGTTGACGCGGACCATGCCAACACCCGCCCCATACTGTTTGGCGCACCCTACCCCTTTGAGAACAACAGGGTTCGCTGCATATGGAAACGTGTTTCACTCCAAATAGAAGAGCCGCGTCTTGACCGCTCGTATAGCTGGAACTGGGACCACAAGGACGGATACCCCGACCAGTGGATGCAGGACAATATACTGGAATTGCAGAATGATCGGCATGCCGCAGCCCCGGATTTCGGCTACTCGGGCTGGACTGAACTGAAAGACGGGTCGTTTTTCTGCGCCTACCACCATGGTGGAGGGACGGAAGAAGGCTATTCACCCCTCTTCTCTTCCCATGTGATGGGAACCCGGTTTTATCGGAAGGATTTCGGCTAA
- a CDS encoding DEAD/DEAH box helicase: protein MTTFKDLGLSERTLAALEAKGFNAPTPIQERTIPLLIEGNIDIVGQAQTGTGKTAAFGLPIIECAQEKEKRVQALILTPTRELAIQVADEINSLKGQKNLRVLPVYGGQAIHMQFKALRRGVDVVVGTPGRIMDHLQRGTLHIDNLDFFVLDEADEMCNMGFVDDVREILASANTDRRTLLFSATMPREVMRIAKEFMGDYETIKVETQKQDIPLIRHIFHEMADSDRFEALCRVIDAHSGFYGLVFTRTRADADRVAERLNERGYPAEPIHGDLSQSRREDILNRFRRRRATILVATDVAARGIDVPDLTHVVNYALPQDPPTFVHRTGRTGRAGKEGIAITLIAPGEFRKLMYITKSTGTEITKQKLPRIQDVIYSKKSRMIARLEALIEDDGHDAYTSMARDLVDEKDPTDVVAALLRHTFGDELIESSYREIDTVTQATRGRADLVCALGRSQGMHPKAFVDFIAKTAQLKPWSIQHVRVQANRTTFTVPGAEAEKVIKRVYSREGNPLVTVGEPKKKPPYRRDFKKGGPPRGKRPFKKKSYKPKSD from the coding sequence ATGACCACATTTAAGGACCTTGGGCTGTCCGAGCGCACTCTTGCTGCACTGGAAGCCAAGGGGTTCAACGCTCCAACCCCGATTCAGGAGCGCACCATCCCTCTACTTATCGAGGGTAACATTGACATCGTGGGACAAGCGCAGACCGGAACCGGCAAAACCGCCGCGTTCGGTCTCCCTATTATCGAATGCGCCCAAGAAAAAGAAAAGCGGGTACAGGCACTGATCCTCACTCCCACCAGAGAGCTGGCAATCCAGGTCGCAGATGAGATCAATTCGCTCAAAGGACAAAAAAACCTGCGCGTTCTGCCCGTCTACGGTGGTCAGGCCATTCACATGCAGTTCAAGGCACTTCGCCGTGGCGTTGATGTCGTTGTCGGTACTCCGGGCCGCATCATGGACCACCTCCAGCGCGGCACCCTGCACATCGACAATCTCGACTTCTTCGTTCTCGATGAAGCAGACGAGATGTGCAACATGGGCTTTGTAGATGATGTCCGCGAAATTCTGGCTTCTGCCAACACCGACCGCCGCACCCTGCTCTTTTCCGCCACCATGCCCCGCGAGGTCATGCGTATCGCCAAAGAGTTCATGGGCGATTACGAAACCATCAAGGTCGAAACCCAGAAGCAGGACATCCCGCTTATTCGTCACATCTTTCATGAGATGGCCGACTCGGATCGCTTTGAAGCGCTGTGCCGTGTCATTGATGCCCACTCCGGTTTCTACGGGCTGGTCTTCACCAGAACACGCGCCGACGCAGACAGAGTGGCTGAGCGCCTGAACGAACGAGGCTACCCTGCCGAGCCGATTCACGGCGACCTCTCGCAGTCTCGTCGCGAAGATATCCTGAACCGCTTCCGCAGACGCCGGGCAACCATTCTTGTGGCCACCGACGTTGCCGCTCGCGGCATTGACGTTCCCGACCTCACCCATGTCGTGAACTACGCCCTGCCGCAGGATCCGCCGACATTCGTGCACCGTACAGGCCGCACCGGTCGAGCTGGCAAGGAAGGTATAGCCATCACCCTGATCGCCCCCGGCGAGTTCCGCAAGCTCATGTACATCACCAAGTCCACGGGTACGGAAATCACCAAGCAGAAACTGCCGCGAATTCAGGATGTGATCTACTCCAAGAAGAGCCGCATGATTGCGCGCCTGGAAGCCCTTATAGAAGATGATGGGCATGACGCCTACACCTCCATGGCCCGCGACCTCGTGGATGAAAAAGACCCGACCGATGTTGTCGCCGCCTTGCTGCGACACACCTTCGGCGATGAACTGATCGAGTCCAGCTACCGCGAAATCGACACGGTTACGCAAGCCACTCGCGGTCGCGCCGATCTGGTGTGTGCTCTGGGACGATCCCAGGGTATGCATCCCAAGGCCTTTGTGGATTTCATCGCGAAAACCGCACAGCTCAAGCCGTGGTCCATCCAGCACGTTCGGGTTCAGGCCAACCGGACGACCTTCACCGTCCCTGGTGCTGAAGCCGAGAAGGTCATCAAGCGAGTTTACTCTCGCGAGGGCAATCCGCTGGTCACAGTAGGTGAACCCAAGAAGAAACCGCCCTACCGTCGCGATTTCAAAAAAGGCGGACCTCCCAGAGGGAAGCGCCCGTTCAAAAAGAAAAGCTATAAACCCAAGTCTGACTAA
- a CDS encoding DUF3088 family protein, producing the protein MSKDILFLLQGDFMRGLEGPFYCPDCIALEGLLSYFPRLREELDVVHMDFERPRKPIVDVLGEDHQESPAIVLADPDKARSYDLPVKEANGRAFLDDEQSILLYLSYAYGVSRSPR; encoded by the coding sequence ATGAGCAAGGATATATTGTTTTTGTTGCAGGGTGATTTCATGCGTGGACTGGAAGGTCCATTCTATTGTCCCGACTGTATCGCGCTGGAAGGGCTGCTGTCCTATTTCCCCCGTTTGCGGGAGGAGTTGGATGTTGTGCACATGGATTTTGAGCGGCCGCGAAAACCCATCGTCGATGTCCTGGGCGAAGACCATCAGGAAAGTCCGGCCATTGTGTTGGCTGATCCGGATAAGGCCCGGTCCTACGATTTGCCGGTCAAAGAAGCGAACGGCAGGGCGTTTCTGGATGATGAGCAATCAATTCTTTTATATTTGAGCTATGCGTATGGGGTCAGTCGTTCCCCGCGTTAG
- a CDS encoding tetratricopeptide repeat protein — MNDSDKVLGVYSHSTKYEYRTGENESQYRNGTFWFVCEQDDDTFEVRPLDGRHIPGRVRKTISRAEFLKDYTPELQYYQDKQLPFLESLQEKVRMGRRFFSFEHLDSQEQAFCEAVLESPEKVDEDGGLKQVYADQQRYTQLRMILDKLLNVDADFREEQRHKFNEFGINLRKGEQFNDAIRYYSKALEVNEDDENLHFNIARAYYGVGKNEQCRKHLNRALQLHPEMREAKGFLRALDREESGDSRPHNRRRSSLDSKPIKLDV, encoded by the coding sequence GTGAACGATTCAGACAAAGTGCTTGGTGTGTATTCCCATAGCACCAAGTATGAGTACAGAACCGGTGAAAATGAGTCACAGTACCGTAATGGTACGTTCTGGTTCGTGTGCGAGCAGGATGATGACACGTTCGAGGTTCGGCCTCTGGATGGTCGGCATATTCCGGGTCGGGTGCGTAAAACCATCTCCAGGGCTGAGTTCCTCAAGGATTATACGCCGGAACTTCAGTACTATCAGGACAAGCAGTTGCCGTTTCTGGAGTCGTTGCAGGAAAAAGTCCGCATGGGACGGCGTTTTTTCAGTTTCGAGCATCTCGATAGCCAGGAGCAGGCTTTTTGTGAAGCGGTTCTTGAATCCCCCGAGAAGGTTGATGAAGATGGCGGGTTGAAGCAGGTTTATGCCGACCAGCAACGGTACACCCAGCTACGAATGATTCTGGATAAACTGTTGAACGTTGATGCGGACTTTAGGGAAGAGCAGCGGCACAAGTTCAACGAGTTCGGAATCAATTTGCGCAAGGGAGAGCAGTTTAATGACGCCATTCGTTATTATTCGAAGGCGCTGGAAGTGAACGAGGACGATGAGAATCTTCACTTCAACATTGCTCGCGCCTATTACGGTGTTGGAAAAAACGAGCAGTGCCGTAAGCATCTGAATCGGGCTTTGCAACTGCACCCGGAAATGCGTGAGGCCAAGGGCTTTCTCAGGGCTCTGGATCGTGAGGAGTCAGGAGACTCGCGTCCTCACAACAGACGTAGAAGCTCGCTCGATTCAAAACCGATCAAACTCGATGTTTGA
- a CDS encoding radical SAM/SPASM family putative metalloenzyme maturase, which yields MTHYPSKLYVETTTRCNLRCSMCVKYAEGACIPEKDMSLDVFKQLEPAFPTLDTLLLNGIGEPLMTPRFPEMIRFAREHMRPEASIRFQTNGMLITESRAVELVESGVDTVCLSVDMVSEDGIFHGGESVDRISHVFEYFQRAAKSAGRSVTIGVEFVLMRENAQSLPRSIAWAAEHGAQFVLVTHMLPYTETTVDQELFNSNTEISMAEFMRWQAEADAAGFDLSEFFGLGWKFHKTPEQRELVRFVTSRQQAALAKNIPINLKSLLLWASPEKQAEQQWLASILAKAQQIAKDMGVDITLPPVAATYDRTCDFVEQGVAHITPDGDVRPCYFLWHEYSCYMDGGEKRITPKTFGNIMESSIVDIWNSAAYRTFRQEVLEYDYPYCSNCSVVPCSDVTGSGNPFQQDCYGLTIPCGHCLWCMGGVRCLL from the coding sequence ATGACGCACTATCCTTCCAAATTGTACGTGGAGACAACCACTCGTTGCAATCTCCGCTGTTCCATGTGTGTGAAATACGCCGAGGGCGCCTGTATTCCGGAAAAGGATATGTCGCTAGACGTTTTCAAACAATTGGAGCCGGCGTTTCCTACTTTGGATACCTTGCTTCTCAACGGTATTGGTGAACCTTTGATGACGCCGAGGTTCCCGGAGATGATTCGTTTTGCTCGGGAGCACATGCGCCCCGAGGCTTCCATCCGTTTTCAGACCAATGGGATGCTGATCACCGAGTCGCGAGCCGTGGAACTGGTAGAAAGCGGCGTGGATACCGTGTGCCTGTCTGTGGACATGGTAAGCGAGGACGGGATTTTTCACGGTGGCGAATCCGTTGACCGGATATCCCACGTCTTTGAGTATTTTCAGCGTGCTGCGAAGTCTGCAGGTCGTTCTGTGACCATTGGAGTCGAGTTCGTTCTCATGCGGGAGAATGCGCAGTCCCTTCCGCGTTCCATTGCGTGGGCTGCCGAGCATGGAGCGCAATTTGTTTTGGTCACGCATATGCTCCCTTACACGGAAACGACCGTGGATCAGGAGTTGTTCAATTCCAATACCGAGATCTCCATGGCCGAGTTCATGCGTTGGCAGGCCGAGGCTGATGCTGCGGGATTCGATCTGTCCGAATTCTTCGGGCTGGGTTGGAAATTTCATAAGACACCCGAGCAGCGGGAGCTGGTTCGGTTTGTCACTTCACGGCAGCAGGCCGCACTTGCCAAGAATATTCCCATCAATCTGAAGAGCCTGCTGTTGTGGGCATCCCCTGAGAAGCAGGCCGAACAGCAGTGGCTTGCAAGCATTCTCGCAAAGGCACAGCAGATTGCAAAGGATATGGGTGTCGATATCACACTGCCTCCTGTTGCGGCCACCTATGACCGCACCTGTGATTTTGTGGAACAGGGAGTGGCCCACATCACCCCCGACGGTGATGTGCGCCCATGCTATTTTCTGTGGCATGAATATTCCTGCTATATGGATGGTGGGGAAAAGCGCATAACGCCCAAAACGTTCGGCAATATTATGGAATCGTCTATCGTTGATATATGGAACAGTGCGGCGTACCGAACATTTCGTCAGGAAGTGCTTGAGTATGACTATCCATATTGCTCCAATTGTTCCGTGGTTCCCTGTTCGGACGTAACCGGCTCCGGCAATCCTTTCCAGCAGGATTGTTATGGATTGACAATACCTTGTGGGCATTGCCTTTGGTGCATGGGGGGTGTCCGGTGTCTGCTTTGA
- a CDS encoding YceI family protein, which produces MKAITFMQLKCAELVEYLDKATGVLVDTLPPEHFEARHIPGAVNACVYEVTFLDSMAELVKDKATPIVLYGAGTESYDCFCAAEKLKRAGYTDLAVFPGGLTEWLEHGRALDGVAADSMEAPHPMLHLEKRVYKLLREDSVIRWTGRNNNGGHRGTLCFSAGEVDATAGLSGDFTLDMNSIRNVDLEGDPLHAVLESHLKSDDFFFVKMFPEARFTAREIRLTDDAQATRPNAMIQGTLAMRGVHNEIAFPAHVRNLDEERIVVMGNLDFDRTQWGIIYGSSRFFQYLSYHLVFDFISIDFRIVLK; this is translated from the coding sequence ATGAAAGCCATAACCTTCATGCAATTAAAATGTGCTGAACTTGTTGAATATCTTGATAAAGCTACCGGAGTTTTGGTGGATACCCTGCCACCTGAACACTTTGAGGCTCGGCATATACCCGGAGCTGTGAACGCCTGTGTGTATGAAGTGACCTTCCTCGATTCCATGGCGGAACTGGTCAAGGACAAGGCTACCCCGATTGTGCTCTATGGGGCCGGAACAGAATCCTACGACTGTTTTTGCGCGGCTGAAAAACTCAAGCGAGCTGGATATACCGACCTCGCGGTCTTCCCGGGCGGGCTCACTGAATGGTTGGAGCACGGTCGGGCATTGGATGGAGTGGCGGCCGATTCAATGGAAGCCCCGCATCCGATGCTGCATCTTGAGAAACGTGTTTACAAGCTGCTGCGCGAGGATTCAGTTATTCGGTGGACCGGGCGTAACAATAACGGCGGACACAGAGGCACCCTTTGTTTCTCCGCAGGAGAGGTCGATGCTACTGCCGGGTTGAGTGGGGATTTCACGCTGGACATGAACTCCATCCGCAACGTGGACCTGGAAGGTGACCCGTTACATGCGGTTTTGGAAAGTCACCTCAAATCGGACGACTTTTTCTTTGTAAAGATGTTCCCGGAGGCCCGTTTCACTGCTCGTGAAATCCGGCTGACCGATGATGCTCAGGCCACCCGTCCCAATGCCATGATACAGGGGACGTTGGCCATGCGCGGAGTCCACAATGAAATAGCGTTTCCCGCTCATGTTAGAAATCTGGACGAAGAGCGCATAGTGGTGATGGGGAATCTCGATTTCGACCGGACGCAGTGGGGCATCATTTACGGCTCATCGCGTTTCTTCCAATACCTGAGCTACCATCTGGTATTTGATTTCATCTCAATCGATTTCCGGATTGTACTGAAATAG
- a CDS encoding RNA recognition motif domain-containing protein: MAKNIYVGNLPWSCSEEEVRTAFENYGEVYSVKLINDRETGRPRGFGFVEMEDQGALEAIENLDGTDFGGRNIKVNEARPRPERPRW; encoded by the coding sequence ATGGCCAAGAACATCTATGTGGGCAATCTGCCCTGGAGCTGCTCGGAAGAAGAAGTCCGCACTGCTTTCGAAAACTACGGTGAAGTCTACTCTGTCAAACTGATCAACGATCGTGAAACCGGACGCCCCCGCGGCTTCGGCTTTGTGGAAATGGAAGACCAGGGCGCTCTCGAAGCCATTGAGAACCTGGACGGCACCGACTTCGGCGGCCGTAACATCAAGGTCAACGAAGCCCGCCCGCGCCCCGAGCGTCCCCGCTGGTAG